CCTTCTGAGGCCGGTCGGCTGGCGGGGTCGAAATCGGGCGGCAGGGCTGATATGAGCCCTGGCCCAGTGGACAAGTTGCTTATTCCAAAGGCTCATCATGCAGATCGACGCACAAACCAAGGAAGCGCCGGCCCCGGTTTCCGCCGAGCCGGAGGCGCGCAGCGATCTGCCGCTCAACGAGGACATCCGCCTGCTCGGGCGCCTGCTCGGCGAGGCGGTGCGCGAGCATGAGGGCAATGAGGCCTTTGAGCGCATCGAGACGATCCGCCGCCTCTCCGTCGCGGCGAGCCGCAACAAGGATCAGGACGCCGCCGCCAGGCTCGACACGCTCCTGAGGTCGCTGACCGCGACGGAGGCGACCAGCGTCATCCGCGCCTTCAGCTATTTCTCGCATCTCGCGAATATCGCGGAGGACCTGCATCCGCTGAAGGAGCGCGCCCGCACGCTGGCCGAGGGCGGAACGCTCAACGAGCCGAGCCTCGCCCGCTCCTTCGCGCATCTGCGCAAGGCGGCGGTCGGACCGGGCAAGATCGCGGCGGCGCTGTCGCGCGGCTGGATTTCGCCGGTGCTCACCGCCCATCCGACCGAAGTGCGCCGCAAGAGCCTGCTCGACGCCGAGCGCAACATCTTCACCCTGCTCGCCGCCCGCGAGCATCTGCGCGGCAAGGCCGAGCGGGCGCAGAACGAGGCGCATCTGCGCGCCCGCGTGCTGCAATTGTGGCAGACGGAGCTGCTGCGCGAATCGCGGCTCACGGTGCGCGACGAGATCGAGAACTCCCTGAGCTATTACCGCTCGACCTTTCTGCGCGAAATCCCGAAGCTCTACGGCGAGATCGAGGCGAAGCTCGACGGGCTGCGCGTGCCGCCCTTCCTGCGCATGGGCGCCTGGGTCGGCGGCGACCGCGACGGCAATCCCAATGTCACGGCGGAGTCGCTTGCGACCGCCATGCGCATGCAATGCGAGACGGCGCTGCGCTTCTATCTGGTCGAGGTGCATGAGCTCGGCGCCGAGCTGTCCATCTCGCGGCGTTACGGCGGCGCCACGCGGGCGCTCGAAGAACTCGCGGCGCGCTCGGGCGACGATAATCCGCATCGCGACAACGAACCCTATCGCCGCGCGCTGATCGGCGTCTATTCGCGCCTCGCCGGCACGCTGGAGAAGCTTACCGGCGGACAGGCCATGCGCCACGCCATTGCGCCGGGCGAGCCCTACGCCAATTCCTGGGCGTTTCTGGCCGATCTCGTCACCATCGACGAATCGCTGCGCATCCATCACAGCGAGGTGATCGCCTCGCAAAGGCTGGAGCCGCTCATTCGCGCGGTGGAGGTCTTTGGTTTTCATCTGGCGACGCTCGATCTGCGCCAGAGCTCCGACCGTCACGAGGAGACGATCTCCGAACTTCTCGCCGCCGCGCGCGTCACGGAAGATTACGCGGCGCTGACCGAGATGGAGAAGCAGCAACTTCTCATGCGGCTCCTCTCCGATCCGCGTCCGGTGCGCCTGCCCGATCACGCCTACAGCGACCGCGCCATGAGCGAGCTCGCCATCTTCGAGCGCGCCGTCGAGATGCGCCGGCGCTATGGCGACGAGGCGATCCGCCATTACATCGTCAGCCATACGGAGACCGTCAGCGACCTTCTCGAAGTGCTGCTCCTGCAAAAGGAATGCGGCCTGATGCGCGGCACGCTCGATCCGCGCGACGGGGAAGCGGTCGCCGCCGATCTCATCATCGTGCCGCTGTTCGAGACCATCGGCGACCTGCGCAACGCCGCGCCGATCATGCGCGCCTTCTATGCGCTGCCCGGCGTGCAGCGGCTCGTCGTCAATTCAGGAGCCCAGCAGGACATCATGCTGGGCTATTCGGACTCGAACAAGGACGGCGGCATTCTCACGAGCATCTGGGAGCTTTACCGCGCCTCGACCGCGCTTGCGGAATTCTTCGCCTCCATGCCGAATATCACCATGCGCCTGTTCCACGGCCGCGGCGGCACGGTGGGGCGCGGCGGCGGGCCGAGCTACGACGCCATTCTCGCCCAGCCGCCCGGCACGGTGAACGGCCAGATCCGGCTCACCGAACAGGGCGAAGTGATCGCGGCCAAATACGCCAATCCGCAGATCGGCCATGTCAATCTGGAGTTGCTCGTCGCCGCGACGCTGGAGGCGACGCTGCTTTCCCAGAGCAAGGCGCCGCCGCCGGAGTTTCTCGAAATTGCCGACGAGCTGTCGCGCGCCGGCATGGCCGCCTATCGCGACCTCGTCTACGAGACCGACGGCTTCGTCGATTATTACTTCGCCTCGACGCCGATCACCGAAATCGCCTCGCTCAACATTGGGTCGCGTCCGGCCTCGCGCAAACCCTCGCGCAAGATCGAGGATCTGCGCGCGATTCCGTGGAGTTTCTCCTGGGCGCAGGCGCGCGTCGCGCTGCCCGGCTGGTACGGGTTCGGCTCGGCCATCGCGGGCTTCCTCGAAACGGACGGCAAGGCGCGGCTCGATCTTCTGCGTCAGATGGCGCGCGAATGGCCCTTCTTCCGCTCGCTGCTCTCCAACATCGACATGATCCTGTCGAAGACCGATCTCGAGATCGCGCGCCGCTACGCCGAACTCGTCGAGGATCGTGCGCTGGCGGAGCGCATCTTCGGGATGATCGAGGCGGAGCATGTCCGCTCGGTCGAGGCGCTGGAGAAAATTCTCGGCACCAAGGAGCGGCTCGCCGACAATCCGACGCTGGCGCGTTCGATCAAGCACCGTTTCCCCTATATCGCGCCGCTGAATTACATCCAGGCCGAACTGATCCGCCGCCACCGCGCCGGCATGACCGACGCGGAAATCCGCGAGGGGATTCTCATGTCGATCAACGGCGTGTCGGCGGGCCTGCGCAATACGGGCTGATGTCTTTCAGGGTGAGGGGCCGCTCGCGAGCGGCGTTCCTGGTCAGGGCGCCACTCTGCTCCCTCTCCCGCGCAGCGGGGGGGAGGGGTGGGGAGGGGGCGTCTCAGCGTAGCGCCGCCCCCGCCGGCCGCGCCGCCGCGCTGCCGAAATGCGCGCCCTGCAGATACTCCACGCCCCAGTCGCGCAATATCTGCGCGGTCGCCTCATCCTCCACCCATTCGGCGACGACCTTCAGCGACAGATGGCTCGCCAGATCGATGAGCGTGCGCACGAAGAAGCGATCATCCTCGGAGGTTGCGATATTGCGGATGAAGGCGCCGTCGATCTTCACAATGTCGAAGGCGAGGTCGCGCAGATTGCGGAAGGAGGTGTGGCCGGCGCCGAAATCGTCCATGGCCACTTTCACCCCGAGCCGCTTGCAGGCGGCGATCAGCGCGCGGGTGGTGTCGAAATCCTCGATCATCGCCGTTTCGGTGATCTCGACGATCAGCCGGTCCGCGACGCCCGGATTGGCGGCGACCGCCGCCGCCAGCCGGTCCGGCCATTCCGGGTCGAGCACCGTATGCAGGGCGCAATTGACCGAGACGCGCAGTTCCGGTTCCGCGACCAGCCGCTCCAGCGCGAGCTCCATCACCCGCTGATCCAGCAAGCACACGAGCCCCGCCTTTTCGGCGACCGGCAACAGCGCGCCGGGCGAGGCGGCGGTTCCGTCCGGCAGGCGCACGCGCAACAGGGCCTCATGAAAGGCGATGGCGCCGCTCCGGGCGTGAACGATCGGCTGAAAGGCGAGCTCCACGCGCCGCTCGGTCAGCGCCGACACGATGCTGTCGGCGACCTGAAGCGCGCGCAGCCGCGCGTCCTCGCGCGCCAGCGAGGCCGTGTAGGCGACGAAGCGCTTGCCGGCGCCCTGCCGCGCGACGTCGAGCGCCTCCTCGGCGTGCTGGAACAGCACCTGCGGATCGCGGCCCTCGCGCGGGCCGATCACGCCGCCGACGCGGATCATGGCCGGGATCGGCCCGGCGCTGGTCTCGAAAGCGGTCAGTCCGACGGTGTCGATCAGCCGCTGCGACGCGGCCTGCATTTCCTCCGTTCCGCAGTTTTCGAGGAGGATCGCGAATTTGTTGCCGGCATAGCGGCCGATCGCGTCGCAGGCTCGAATGTTTTCGCGCAGCCGCCGGGCCAGCCCGGCGATGACGTCGTCGCCGGCGTCATAGCCATAGGTGCGATTGAGCGCGAAGAGATTCTCCACCGCGACCAGCAGCGCGGCGAAGGGCTTGCGGCTGCGTTCGCTCGCGGCCAGAAAACGGGCGAGCTGCTCCGCGAGCTGGGCGCGGTTGAGCACGCCCGTCAGCGGGTCGATCTGCGCGCCGAGCGCCAGCTTGCGCTCCGCCTCATGCCGCTCCGTGACGATGCGCACCACGCCATGGGCGTGCGCCGGCCTGCCGTCATCCCCGGCGAACCATCGGCCGGTGTCCTCCACCCAGACCACCGGTCCCGGCCCGAGTTCGCGCGGGCGGGTCAGGCCGTAAACCACCTGAAAGGGGACGCCCTGGCCGGCGTCGGTCTCGGCGGACTGCATCACGGCGCCGTAGCGGGTGGCGACGCTTTCGCGCGACACGCGCTCGCCATAGGCGTAGCCCATGCCGAACTCGCCCTGCGCGACCTCGCCGAAGGTTTCGAAGAGATTGGGTCCCCAGGTCAGGCGGTCCGTCCCGATGTCCCACTCATAGACGACCTCGCCGATGGACGGCAGGATCAGACGCGGATCGGGGCCCAGGAGCGGCGGGATCGGCGCCGGCGCCGGCGGCGGCGCGGCGGGCAGGGACGACAGGGAAGTGAGGGGAAGCGGCGACGAATGACCGCTTGCGACGCGCGTTTCCTGCGCGCGGTTGGCGATGTGGCGCAATTGCATCGTGGGGAGGCCCTGGTTGGGAATGGAGGCGCCACTGTCGCGGCGAAATGTAAAGGCGGCGTTTCGGGCGTTTTAGCACGGGCCTTGCTGTGCGGAGGTTAACTCCCGCGCGCCGCGGCGCTTTACGAAACAGCCGCCCGCATGCGAATGATTCGCGTGGATAACAAAGCGTGTGGAGAGAGAGATCGCATGGAATCCGGCTTCAACGACATCAGCCTCGACGACCTCAGGTCAGGCCTCGCCGATGGCTCCATCCTGCTCGTGGACGTGCGCGAGGCGGAAGAATATGCGGCGGGCCATATCGCCGGCGCGCTCTTCAACCCGCTGTCGCGCTTCGATCCCTCCAAACTCCCCGTCGCGGGCGAGGGGCAGAAGGTCGTGATCTATTGCCGCTCCGGCCGCCGTTCGGTGACCGCCATGGAGCAGGCCCGCCTTTCCGGGCGGCGCGACGCCAACACCCATTTCGGCGGCGGCATTCTCGCCTGGCTCAACGCCGGCCAGCCGGTCGTCGAAGGGATGTGAGGGCGCGCGCGGCTACCCCCAGAGCGCCGGCTCCGGCGGCATCAGCGTCGAGCCCTCGTAGACAAGCCCCGGCTCCCGGTCCTTCGCGAGGAGCAGCGGCCCGTCGAGGTCGACGAAGCCCGCCATCTGGCCGATGAAGGTCGCCGGCGCCATTGCGAGCGAACTTCCCACCATGCAGCCGGCCATGATCTCGAAGCCCATCTTGCGGGCCGCCGTCGCCATGGCCAGCGCCTCGGTGAGGCCGCCGGTCTTGTCGAGCTTGATGTTCACGGCGTCGTAACGGCCGCGCAGGGCGTCGAGCGACCCCGTCTCATGGGCGCTTTCGTCGGCGCAGATCGGGATCGGCCGGGCGATGCGCGCCAGCATCTCGTCCTTGCCGGCCGGCAGCGGCTGCTCGACCAGCGCGACGCCGTAACGGGCGCAGGCGTCGAGCTGCGCTTCGAGGGTCTCCTCACGCCAGGCTTCATTGGCGTCGACGATCAGCGTGGCGTGCGGCGCGCCGTCGCGCACGGCGGCGAGGCGGGCGTCGTCGCCGTCTCCGGCGAGTTTGACCTTCAGCAGCGGCCGGTCGGCGGCCCGCATCGCGGCGGCGCGCATCTCGTCCGGCGTCCCCACCGAAAGCGTATAGGCGGTGACGAGCGGCGTGAGCCGGGGGAAGCCCGCCGTCACATAAGCGCGTCGACCGCTTCTTTTCGCGTCGAGATCCCATAGCGCGCAATCGAGTGCGTTGCGGGCGGCCCCCGCCGGCAGCAGGCGCTGCAACGCGGCGCGATCGGCGCCCATTTCGAGCGCGGCGCGGACGCCTTCGATCGCCGCCGTCACGCTTTCGACGCTTTCCCCATATCTTGCGTAGGGCACGCATTCGCCCCGGCCGACGGCGTCGCCGTCGCGCAGCGTGGCGGTCACGACCCGCGCCTCGGTCTTGGCGCCGCGCGAGATGACGAATCGGCCGGCGATGGGGAAAGAGTCGACATCCAGAGTCAGCGCGATGGGCAAGATTTCTCTCCTGACGCGACGGATTTGCACGCTGTGCGCAAGCGCGCTTGTCGACCGCATGTCACGAAGTTAAGACGAATTGCAAGGCTTCGCCGACTTATCCGTCCAAGCTAGAGGTTCGATGGCTCTCACCGCCGCCCCGCAACCGCCGGACGTCGCTTCCCGTGAGGGCGGCGCGCTTCTTGCGCTCGCCGGCGACTGGACGCTCTCGGCATCGCGCCGGCTCGAGGAGCAGGCGCAGAACCTCGTGGCGCTGGGCGCCGGCAGAGGTTTCGTGACCTTCGATCTCTCCGGCGTGTCGCGGCTCGACACCGCCGGCGCCTGGCTGATCAACCGGGCGCGGCAGAGCCTCGCAAAGGAGAATGTCGGCGTGGCGATGGCGCATGTGCGCCCCGAGCACGACATCCTGCTCGACGAGGCGGCCTGGCGCGACTTTCGTCCGCCGCCGGTCCCCCGACAGCCCGCCGTCATCCTCTTGCTGTCCGATCTCGGCCGCTCGGTGGTCGAGAGCCTGCGCGAATTTTACCGGGGCGTGTCCTTTCTGGGCGAATTCGTCGCCGCCATGGCCTATGTCGCGGTTCATCCCCGCCGCTTCCGCTTCACTGCGCTCGTCGCCCATATTGAGCTGATCGGCCTGCGCAGCGCGCCGATCATCATTCTGATCAACCTGCTCGTCGGCGGCATTGTCGCCCAGCAGGGCATCTTCCAGCTCCTGCGCTTCGGCGCGTCGAGTTACACGGTGAGCCTCATCGGCATTCTGGTCCTGCGCGAACTGGGCGTGCTGCTCACCTCGATCATGATCGCCGGCCGCTCCGGCTCTGCGATCACCGCCGAAATCGGCTCGATGAAGATGCGCGAGGAAATCGACGCGCTGCGTGTGATGGGCCTGTCGCCGCTCGAGGTGCTGATCGGCCCGCGCATTCTGGCGCTGGTGCTGTCCTTGCCGATCCTCACCTTCATCGCCGACATGTCGGCGCTCTTTGGCGGCATGCTGGTGTCCTGGAGCTATGGCGGCATCAGCCCCACCGCCTTCGCCTCGCTGCTCAAGGAGGCGATCGCCTTTCACACCTTCATGGTGGGCATCATCAAGGCGCCCTTCATGGCGCTGGTCATCGGGGTGATCGCGTCGATGGACGGGCTGGCGACGCAGGGTTCGGCGGAATCGCTCGGCCGGCAGGTCACCGCCTCGGTGGTGAAGTCG
The DNA window shown above is from Methylocystis echinoides and carries:
- the ppc gene encoding phosphoenolpyruvate carboxylase, with the protein product MQIDAQTKEAPAPVSAEPEARSDLPLNEDIRLLGRLLGEAVREHEGNEAFERIETIRRLSVAASRNKDQDAAARLDTLLRSLTATEATSVIRAFSYFSHLANIAEDLHPLKERARTLAEGGTLNEPSLARSFAHLRKAAVGPGKIAAALSRGWISPVLTAHPTEVRRKSLLDAERNIFTLLAAREHLRGKAERAQNEAHLRARVLQLWQTELLRESRLTVRDEIENSLSYYRSTFLREIPKLYGEIEAKLDGLRVPPFLRMGAWVGGDRDGNPNVTAESLATAMRMQCETALRFYLVEVHELGAELSISRRYGGATRALEELAARSGDDNPHRDNEPYRRALIGVYSRLAGTLEKLTGGQAMRHAIAPGEPYANSWAFLADLVTIDESLRIHHSEVIASQRLEPLIRAVEVFGFHLATLDLRQSSDRHEETISELLAAARVTEDYAALTEMEKQQLLMRLLSDPRPVRLPDHAYSDRAMSELAIFERAVEMRRRYGDEAIRHYIVSHTETVSDLLEVLLLQKECGLMRGTLDPRDGEAVAADLIIVPLFETIGDLRNAAPIMRAFYALPGVQRLVVNSGAQQDIMLGYSDSNKDGGILTSIWELYRASTALAEFFASMPNITMRLFHGRGGTVGRGGGPSYDAILAQPPGTVNGQIRLTEQGEVIAAKYANPQIGHVNLELLVAATLEATLLSQSKAPPPEFLEIADELSRAGMAAYRDLVYETDGFVDYYFASTPITEIASLNIGSRPASRKPSRKIEDLRAIPWSFSWAQARVALPGWYGFGSAIAGFLETDGKARLDLLRQMAREWPFFRSLLSNIDMILSKTDLEIARRYAELVEDRALAERIFGMIEAEHVRSVEALEKILGTKERLADNPTLARSIKHRFPYIAPLNYIQAELIRRHRAGMTDAEIREGILMSINGVSAGLRNTG
- a CDS encoding putative bifunctional diguanylate cyclase/phosphodiesterase; translated protein: MQLRHIANRAQETRVASGHSSPLPLTSLSSLPAAPPPAPAPIPPLLGPDPRLILPSIGEVVYEWDIGTDRLTWGPNLFETFGEVAQGEFGMGYAYGERVSRESVATRYGAVMQSAETDAGQGVPFQVVYGLTRPRELGPGPVVWVEDTGRWFAGDDGRPAHAHGVVRIVTERHEAERKLALGAQIDPLTGVLNRAQLAEQLARFLAASERSRKPFAALLVAVENLFALNRTYGYDAGDDVIAGLARRLRENIRACDAIGRYAGNKFAILLENCGTEEMQAASQRLIDTVGLTAFETSAGPIPAMIRVGGVIGPREGRDPQVLFQHAEEALDVARQGAGKRFVAYTASLAREDARLRALQVADSIVSALTERRVELAFQPIVHARSGAIAFHEALLRVRLPDGTAASPGALLPVAEKAGLVCLLDQRVMELALERLVAEPELRVSVNCALHTVLDPEWPDRLAAAVAANPGVADRLIVEITETAMIEDFDTTRALIAACKRLGVKVAMDDFGAGHTSFRNLRDLAFDIVKIDGAFIRNIATSEDDRFFVRTLIDLASHLSLKVVAEWVEDEATAQILRDWGVEYLQGAHFGSAAARPAGAALR
- a CDS encoding rhodanese-like domain-containing protein, coding for MESGFNDISLDDLRSGLADGSILLVDVREAEEYAAGHIAGALFNPLSRFDPSKLPVAGEGQKVVIYCRSGRRSVTAMEQARLSGRRDANTHFGGGILAWLNAGQPVVEGM
- the dgcA gene encoding N-acetyl-D-Glu racemase DgcA gives rise to the protein MPIALTLDVDSFPIAGRFVISRGAKTEARVVTATLRDGDAVGRGECVPYARYGESVESVTAAIEGVRAALEMGADRAALQRLLPAGAARNALDCALWDLDAKRSGRRAYVTAGFPRLTPLVTAYTLSVGTPDEMRAAAMRAADRPLLKVKLAGDGDDARLAAVRDGAPHATLIVDANEAWREETLEAQLDACARYGVALVEQPLPAGKDEMLARIARPIPICADESAHETGSLDALRGRYDAVNIKLDKTGGLTEALAMATAARKMGFEIMAGCMVGSSLAMAPATFIGQMAGFVDLDGPLLLAKDREPGLVYEGSTLMPPEPALWG
- a CDS encoding MlaE family lipid ABC transporter permease subunit, producing the protein MALTAAPQPPDVASREGGALLALAGDWTLSASRRLEEQAQNLVALGAGRGFVTFDLSGVSRLDTAGAWLINRARQSLAKENVGVAMAHVRPEHDILLDEAAWRDFRPPPVPRQPAVILLLSDLGRSVVESLREFYRGVSFLGEFVAAMAYVAVHPRRFRFTALVAHIELIGLRSAPIIILINLLVGGIVAQQGIFQLLRFGASSYTVSLIGILVLRELGVLLTSIMIAGRSGSAITAEIGSMKMREEIDALRVMGLSPLEVLIGPRILALVLSLPILTFIADMSALFGGMLVSWSYGGISPTAFASLLKEAIAFHTFMVGIIKAPFMALVIGVIASMDGLATQGSAESLGRQVTASVVKSIFMVIVLDGLFAIFFAGVDY